Proteins from a single region of Undibacterium sp. KW1:
- a CDS encoding SIS domain-containing protein: MLKEASSSADFVAEQLKHEGERYAELGAYLRAKPPTSVVTVARGSSDHAANYAAYLIMARVGRIVASLPMSLVTLNKAPLAAKDALAIAISQSGQSPDVVEPIRYFREGGATTVALVNDAASPLAQSAEWTMPLHAGPELSVAATKSFITSLVAGARLAGHWQNDAEFLAAIEQLPESLHAATKLDWSPAIEVLQPASRIMVVGRGISFPVALESALKFKETSVIQAEAFSGAEIKHGPMALIHDGYPLLIFATRGPAQAGLIALAEEMRGRGANVLLAAPEDVKERNLTLPVAATPDLDPVVAIQAFYMMAANLSIARGLDPDKPRHLSKVTKTN, translated from the coding sequence ATGCTTAAGGAAGCCAGTTCTTCCGCTGATTTTGTAGCAGAACAACTCAAACATGAAGGTGAGCGCTATGCCGAACTTGGCGCATACTTGCGCGCCAAACCACCAACATCTGTCGTTACCGTTGCCCGTGGCAGTTCAGACCATGCGGCTAATTATGCCGCCTATCTGATTATGGCCAGGGTAGGGCGCATCGTCGCTTCTCTGCCCATGTCTCTGGTGACTTTGAACAAGGCACCACTGGCAGCAAAAGATGCGCTGGCGATTGCGATTTCACAATCTGGCCAAAGCCCTGACGTGGTTGAGCCTATCCGCTATTTCCGCGAAGGTGGTGCTACTACCGTGGCCCTCGTCAACGACGCAGCATCGCCGCTGGCACAAAGCGCAGAATGGACCATGCCATTGCATGCAGGTCCCGAACTGAGTGTGGCCGCGACCAAGAGCTTTATCACTTCACTGGTTGCAGGCGCACGCCTGGCAGGCCACTGGCAAAACGATGCAGAATTCTTGGCGGCGATAGAACAATTGCCAGAATCCCTGCACGCTGCCACCAAGCTTGACTGGTCACCTGCGATAGAAGTTTTACAGCCCGCATCACGCATCATGGTGGTGGGCCGTGGTATCAGCTTCCCGGTTGCGCTGGAGTCTGCGCTTAAATTCAAAGAGACTTCCGTCATCCAGGCAGAAGCATTCAGCGGTGCAGAAATCAAGCATGGCCCCATGGCCCTGATACATGATGGTTATCCATTATTGATATTCGCAACCCGTGGCCCTGCACAAGCTGGCCTGATTGCCCTGGCAGAAGAAATGCGTGGCCGTGGCGCAAATGTCTTGTTGGCAGCGCCAGAAGATGTCAAGGAACGCAACCTGACTTTACCAGTTGCGGCGACGCCTGATCTTGATCCTGTCGTTGCAATACAAGCCTTCTACATGATGGCAGCAAACCTGTCGATTGCCCGTGGACTGGACCCGGACAAGCCAAGGCACTTGAGCAAAGTCACCAAGACAAATTGA
- a CDS encoding ABC transporter substrate-binding protein has product MVTKLRLLFSVLLLSFGLHGNAFAVQKIEFWTMSLKPKFIPYFQELVKNYEAQHPGIKLEWVDFPWDILQLKLITAIAAGTPPALVNLSVPWAEEMARDGLLEPVDALLAAPGATNDYTDAALADLRFNGKVYGFPHYSNVNVIAYNRKILAAAGIFQAPRSMDELLTQAVMISLKTGKPGYAPALGKIDGFFMQQGLDLMRDGKAVFNSPAHVTLVKKLAATYKAGGFLKDKLFAEDNFPAVVDAYLGGRLGVMVSAPTAIKRIQTDAPEIYAQTGIFPVPPGPTGINDGGWMFHFAIPKGVKKKDIPEVAAFALYLTSDANQLAFASMAGVMPTTKQALANSYFKKILPNAGASEQALAVAANSMNSARSLYVSGIDDYDELRRFLVKAVEAGVTGRRDIQEVLDEAVAIWNRKLQGVKLP; this is encoded by the coding sequence TTGGTAACGAAATTACGCTTGCTTTTCAGCGTACTGCTATTGAGTTTCGGCTTGCATGGCAATGCCTTTGCCGTCCAGAAAATCGAATTCTGGACCATGAGCCTCAAGCCAAAATTCATTCCCTATTTCCAGGAACTCGTCAAAAATTATGAAGCCCAACATCCCGGCATCAAGCTCGAATGGGTAGATTTTCCCTGGGATATTCTGCAATTAAAACTGATCACCGCGATTGCTGCAGGTACGCCACCGGCACTGGTAAATCTGAGCGTGCCCTGGGCAGAAGAAATGGCGCGTGATGGTTTGCTTGAACCTGTCGATGCCTTGCTGGCAGCGCCAGGTGCAACCAATGACTACACCGATGCTGCATTGGCTGACTTGCGTTTCAATGGCAAGGTCTATGGCTTCCCGCATTACAGTAATGTTAATGTCATCGCCTATAACCGCAAGATACTGGCAGCGGCAGGCATCTTCCAGGCACCACGCAGCATGGATGAATTGCTGACCCAGGCCGTCATGATCTCCCTCAAAACCGGCAAGCCCGGCTATGCACCAGCACTCGGCAAGATCGATGGTTTTTTCATGCAGCAGGGGCTGGATTTGATGCGTGATGGCAAGGCAGTCTTCAATTCGCCAGCGCATGTGACCCTGGTCAAAAAATTGGCTGCCACTTACAAGGCGGGTGGTTTTTTAAAAGATAAATTATTTGCAGAAGATAATTTTCCTGCCGTGGTAGATGCCTATCTCGGTGGTCGCCTCGGCGTCATGGTTAGCGCACCAACTGCCATCAAACGCATACAAACAGATGCACCGGAAATTTATGCGCAAACCGGTATCTTTCCTGTGCCGCCGGGTCCGACTGGGATTAACGACGGCGGCTGGATGTTTCATTTCGCCATACCCAAAGGCGTAAAGAAAAAAGATATCCCCGAAGTTGCCGCCTTCGCCCTTTACCTGACCAGTGATGCCAATCAACTGGCTTTTGCCAGCATGGCCGGTGTCATGCCCACGACCAAACAGGCGCTGGCAAATTCCTACTTCAAGAAAATATTACCCAATGCTGGCGCATCAGAGCAGGCTTTGGCAGTGGCCGCAAACTCCATGAATTCTGCCCGCAGCCTGTATGTCAGCGGCATAGACGATTATGATGAATTGCGCCGCTTCCTGGTCAAGGCTGTCGAAGCTGGCGTCACTGGTCGCCGTGATATACAAGAAGTGCTGGATGAGGCGGTAGCTATCTGGAACCGCAAGTTGCAAGGGGTGAAGTTGCCATGA
- a CDS encoding carbohydrate ABC transporter permease: protein MSMPGSLSAANKRRNLLAYAFLAPALLLLLMFSFWPVMYGSYLSFTDFSLIREVHWVGFANYRALFANDMFLTGLKNSLLFLLVVPFTQLGAISLAVLVNNQLPGIRWFRAAYYVPVVTTVSVVGIMWGFMFHEQGTLNYVLLQLHLIAAPLGWMSDDALALFAVMFVSFWRGLGWYMVMYLAALQSLPAEMQEAAILDGANRWQRFWRITVPMLKPTILVCSIMSVLAALKAYQEVDVLTQGGPMNSTFTALYYAYDQGLKHLKLPRGLAASFVVSLCCMAIAFICLRWLKPGHRE, encoded by the coding sequence ATGAGTATGCCTGGCTCTCTATCCGCAGCCAACAAGCGGCGCAATCTGCTTGCCTATGCCTTTCTGGCTCCAGCTTTGTTGTTGCTGCTGATGTTCTCCTTCTGGCCTGTCATGTATGGCTCTTACCTGAGCTTTACAGATTTCAGCCTGATACGCGAAGTGCACTGGGTAGGTTTCGCCAATTATCGCGCCCTGTTTGCAAATGACATGTTTTTGACCGGGCTTAAAAACTCGCTACTGTTTTTGCTGGTCGTACCCTTCACGCAATTGGGGGCTATCTCGCTGGCAGTGTTGGTGAATAATCAATTGCCCGGCATACGCTGGTTTCGCGCTGCCTATTATGTGCCTGTGGTGACGACAGTATCTGTAGTCGGCATCATGTGGGGCTTCATGTTTCATGAACAGGGCACGCTCAATTATGTGCTGCTGCAATTACATCTGATTGCCGCGCCACTGGGCTGGATGTCAGACGATGCACTCGCTCTGTTTGCCGTCATGTTCGTCTCTTTCTGGCGCGGCCTGGGTTGGTATATGGTGATGTACCTGGCTGCCTTGCAGTCACTGCCCGCCGAGATGCAGGAAGCAGCCATACTCGATGGTGCCAATCGCTGGCAGCGCTTCTGGCGCATCACCGTGCCAATGCTGAAGCCGACCATACTGGTATGCAGCATCATGTCGGTACTGGCGGCATTGAAAGCCTATCAGGAAGTTGATGTGCTGACCCAGGGCGGCCCCATGAATTCCACCTTCACGGCGCTGTATTATGCTTATGACCAGGGTTTGAAGCACTTGAAACTGCCGCGCGGTTTGGCTGCGAGTTTCGTTGTCTCCCTCTGCTGCATGGCGATCGCCTTCATTTGCCTGCGCTGGCTTAAACCAGGGCACAGGGAATGA
- a CDS encoding carbohydrate ABC transporter permease yields the protein MNIKKILRTASQYGLLSLIAIICIFPFWWTLVVAISTEGNLFEFPPTFWPRGISLDNFVEAFRVIPIIAFYKNSLLITLATVLGKLVVCSLAAYPLSRMQFSGSKLIMGVILATMILPSEVNFLVNFITMTKISLVNTYTAVVLPNIVTAVSILLLKQAFDEVPQDLLDAARVDGASEWIIFYRIVLPLITPWLATVGILTAVEAWNEYIWPSIVISKPADFPLSAGVLYLRGTYGSSTRVIAAGTILTVAPILVAFLFTQRFFMRGMDGAVK from the coding sequence ATGAACATCAAAAAAATCCTGCGCACGGCGTCACAATATGGCTTGTTAAGCCTGATTGCCATCATCTGTATTTTTCCGTTCTGGTGGACGCTGGTGGTGGCGATTTCTACCGAGGGCAATCTGTTTGAATTTCCGCCCACTTTCTGGCCGCGTGGCATTTCACTGGATAATTTTGTCGAGGCTTTCCGCGTCATCCCCATCATTGCTTTCTACAAAAATTCTTTGTTGATCACTTTGGCGACAGTGCTGGGCAAACTGGTCGTGTGCTCACTCGCTGCTTACCCCTTGTCACGCATGCAGTTCAGCGGAAGCAAGCTCATCATGGGTGTGATACTGGCGACCATGATCTTGCCGTCTGAAGTCAATTTCCTGGTCAACTTCATTACCATGACCAAGATATCTCTGGTCAATACTTATACCGCCGTAGTCTTGCCAAATATCGTCACGGCAGTGTCGATACTCTTGCTGAAGCAGGCTTTTGATGAAGTGCCGCAAGACCTGCTGGACGCTGCAAGGGTAGACGGTGCCAGTGAATGGATTATTTTTTACCGAATTGTCTTGCCATTGATTACACCGTGGCTGGCAACGGTGGGCATCCTGACTGCGGTGGAGGCATGGAATGAATACATCTGGCCATCGATAGTCATCAGCAAGCCAGCAGATTTTCCCTTGTCCGCCGGTGTGCTGTATTTGCGTGGCACTTATGGCAGCAGCACCCGCGTGATTGCGGCAGGAACCATTTTGACAGTTGCACCTATATTGGTCGCCTTTTTATTTACCCAGCGCTTTTTTATGCGCGGCATGGATGGAGCAGTTAAATGA